A stretch of the Capsicum annuum cultivar UCD-10X-F1 chromosome 8, UCD10Xv1.1, whole genome shotgun sequence genome encodes the following:
- the LOC107840112 gene encoding psbP domain-containing protein 1, chloroplastic isoform X1: MTILETCTLYSVGFGIPSLSSARPKFCSQSHAAIPAGEPLAKSVPMARKFSEQHSLKKGDMEKEGNSAVFEKKDFAVPRRKAMTLIFSSFVLSNYELPKVAYAQPVEFREYIDTFDGYSFLYPRNWIQVRGAGADIFFRDPLVLDENLSVEISSPSSSKYKSVEDLGPPEEAGKGVLRQYLTEFMSTRLGVRRESSVLSTSSRVADDGKLYYDVEVNIKSYANNNELAVMPQDRVARLEWDRRYLSVLGVENNCLYELRIQTPEKVFAQEESDIRAIMDSFRVNKTAA, from the exons ATGACAATTCTTGAGACTTGTACCTTGTACAGTGTTGGTTTTGGCATTCCATCCCTTTCTTCTGCTCGCCCCAAGTTTTGTTCTCAGAGCCATGCCGCCATACCTGCAG GGGAACCATTGGCCAAATCTGTTCCAATGGCAAGAAAGTTCTCGGAGCAGCATTCTTTGAAGAAGGGAGATATGGAGAAAGAAGGAAATTCAGCTGTTTTCGAG AAAAAAGATTTTGCAGTACCAAGGAGAAAGGCTATGACCCTGATATTCTCCAGTTTTGTGCTCTCAAATTATGAATTACCCAAAGTTGCTTATGCTCAACCTGTTGAGTTCAGGGAATATATTGATACCTTTGACGGCTATTCGTTTCTGTATCCTCGAAACTGGATTCAAGTGCGTGGTGCTGGTGCTGACATATTTTTCAGGGATCCTCTTGTTTTAGATGAAAATCTTTCAGTGGAGATATCATCTCCTTCATCCTCTAAGTACAAAAGTGTAGAAGATTTGGGTCCACCAGAAGAAGCTGGAAAGGGAGTCCTTAGACAATATTTGACTGAATTTATGTCCACTAGACTTGGTGTCAGACGCGAATCAAGTGTTCTTTCTACTTCATCAAGGGTAGCTGATGATGGCAAGTTGTATTATGATGTTGAG GTGAATATCAAGTCTTACGCAAACAATAACGAACTAGCTGTGATGCCACAAGATCGAGTTGCTCGTCTGGAATGGGACAGGCGATACCTTTCAGTCCTCGGAGTGGAAAACAACTGTTTATATGAATTAAGAATACAAACACCTGAAAAGGTATTTGCCCAAGAGGAAAGTGACATTCGTGCAATTATGGACTCCTTCAGAGTAAACAAAACTGCAGCTTGA
- the LOC107879907 gene encoding protein FLOURY 1-like produces the protein MQIIRLVYFLFILCSVFEFNKRFLDFVFMDCVESLKHLSLNADLGFGFLVFGWFGQVYKVLGLLLLFGLGLRVLQFSWYCKGWNRFLCDFCGKASELRNGCCSKNDFDGKCSEKMKSCETGLWMNSNLEEEKNGGLLELDGEKEEYEEGCNGDEDKVFDVLSLRKMIKMERRRANAACLELEKERMAAATAAEETMGMILRLQNDKSLVEMEANQYKRLAEEKQLHDQEVIQSLQWLVLQHESERRRTILEDQMMKSSSTKKLKPFGKKDNEGDHSQEVVAVEENYTSLNTNLDDAFHYTLFSSLDMDMSPE, from the coding sequence ATGCAGATTATTCGTCTTGTATATTTCTTGTTCATTTTGTGTTCAGTTTTTGAATTCAACAAGAGGTTTCTGGATTTTGTTTTCATGGATTGTGTTGAATCCCTGAAGCATTTGAGTTTGAATGCTGATTTGGGATTTGGGTTTTTGGTGTTTGGGTGGTTTGGACAAGTGTACAAAGTTttggggttgttgttgttgtttggtttggGATTGAGGGTTTTGCAGTTTAGTTGGTATTGTAAGGGTTGGAATcgttttctttgtgatttttgtggGAAAGCAAGTGAGTTGAGAAATGGGTGTTGCTCCAAAAATGACTTTGATGGGAAATGTAGTGAAAAGATGAAGTCTTGTGAGACTGGGTTGTGGATGAATTCGAACTTGGAAGAGGAAAAAAATGGTGGTTTATTGGAATTGGATGGTGAAAAGGAggagtatgaagaagggtgtaATGGTGATGAAGACAAAGTGTTTGATGTTTTGTCACTGAGAAAGATGATAAAGATGGAAAGGCGTAGAGCAAATGCTGCTTGCTTGGAACTTGAAAAGGAGAGAATGGCAGCAGCTACAGCAGCTGAGGAAACAATGGGGATGATATTGAGGTTACAGAATGACAAGAGTTTAGTTGAAATGGAAGCAAATCAATATAAAAGGTTGGCTGAGGAGAAGCAATTACATGACCAAGAAGTGATTCAATCATTACAATGGCTTGTACTTCAGCATGAATCAGAGAGGAGGAGGACTATCTTGGAAGACCAAATGATGAAATCATCTAGTACTAAAAAGTTGAAGCCTTTTGGGAAAAAGGACAATGAAGGGGACCACTCACAAGAAGTAGTAGCTGTTGAGGAGAATTATACTTCTCTCAACACTAATCTTGATGATGCTTTTCACTATACACTGTTTAGCTCTCTTGACATGGATATGTCACCAGAGTAG
- the LOC107840112 gene encoding psbP domain-containing protein 1, chloroplastic isoform X2, which translates to MARKFSEQHSLKKGDMEKEGNSAVFEKKDFAVPRRKAMTLIFSSFVLSNYELPKVAYAQPVEFREYIDTFDGYSFLYPRNWIQVRGAGADIFFRDPLVLDENLSVEISSPSSSKYKSVEDLGPPEEAGKGVLRQYLTEFMSTRLGVRRESSVLSTSSRVADDGKLYYDVEVNIKSYANNNELAVMPQDRVARLEWDRRYLSVLGVENNCLYELRIQTPEKVFAQEESDIRAIMDSFRVNKTAA; encoded by the exons ATGGCAAGAAAGTTCTCGGAGCAGCATTCTTTGAAGAAGGGAGATATGGAGAAAGAAGGAAATTCAGCTGTTTTCGAG AAAAAAGATTTTGCAGTACCAAGGAGAAAGGCTATGACCCTGATATTCTCCAGTTTTGTGCTCTCAAATTATGAATTACCCAAAGTTGCTTATGCTCAACCTGTTGAGTTCAGGGAATATATTGATACCTTTGACGGCTATTCGTTTCTGTATCCTCGAAACTGGATTCAAGTGCGTGGTGCTGGTGCTGACATATTTTTCAGGGATCCTCTTGTTTTAGATGAAAATCTTTCAGTGGAGATATCATCTCCTTCATCCTCTAAGTACAAAAGTGTAGAAGATTTGGGTCCACCAGAAGAAGCTGGAAAGGGAGTCCTTAGACAATATTTGACTGAATTTATGTCCACTAGACTTGGTGTCAGACGCGAATCAAGTGTTCTTTCTACTTCATCAAGGGTAGCTGATGATGGCAAGTTGTATTATGATGTTGAG GTGAATATCAAGTCTTACGCAAACAATAACGAACTAGCTGTGATGCCACAAGATCGAGTTGCTCGTCTGGAATGGGACAGGCGATACCTTTCAGTCCTCGGAGTGGAAAACAACTGTTTATATGAATTAAGAATACAAACACCTGAAAAGGTATTTGCCCAAGAGGAAAGTGACATTCGTGCAATTATGGACTCCTTCAGAGTAAACAAAACTGCAGCTTGA